The following are from one region of the Paenibacillus sp. JZ16 genome:
- a CDS encoding carbohydrate ABC transporter permease, whose protein sequence is MHNVSLQDPEVTISAAVHPVKPQSWWKRKLAEIKASKHSYILLAPYMILFTLFTVFPVVISMILSFTYFNILEFPRFVGWDNYTRLFLEDDIFLVALKNTLLFAAITGPISYLACFLFAWVINELGPRLRAFMTLIFYAPSISGNIYFIWLMIFSGDRYGIANGMLIKLGIILEPIQWLKTEALIMPIIILVQLWLSLGTGFLAFIAGLQTVDKTLYEAGAVDGVRNRWQELWYITLPSMRPQLMFGAVIQLTTSFAVADVSIALAGFPSVNYAAETIVTHLIDFGTTRFEMGFASAIATVLFILMVGTNLIVQKLLRKVGE, encoded by the coding sequence TTGCATAATGTCAGCCTTCAGGATCCTGAGGTTACGATCTCTGCCGCTGTTCACCCGGTGAAGCCGCAATCATGGTGGAAGCGGAAGCTGGCGGAGATCAAGGCCAGCAAGCATTCCTATATATTGCTTGCGCCTTATATGATCCTGTTCACGCTGTTTACCGTTTTTCCGGTCGTTATTTCCATGATTCTCAGCTTTACGTACTTCAACATACTGGAATTTCCGCGGTTTGTCGGTTGGGATAATTACACGCGTTTGTTCCTGGAAGACGATATCTTTCTGGTTGCGCTGAAGAATACTCTTCTCTTCGCCGCCATCACAGGACCCATCAGCTATTTGGCCTGTTTCCTGTTTGCGTGGGTCATCAATGAGCTGGGTCCGCGGCTGCGGGCGTTCATGACTCTGATCTTCTATGCGCCTTCGATCTCCGGGAACATTTACTTCATCTGGCTGATGATCTTTTCGGGCGACCGCTACGGCATAGCGAACGGCATGCTGATTAAGCTGGGCATCATCCTGGAGCCGATCCAATGGCTGAAGACCGAAGCGTTGATTATGCCGATCATCATTTTGGTCCAGCTGTGGCTCAGCCTCGGAACCGGCTTCCTGGCTTTCATCGCCGGTCTTCAGACCGTTGATAAAACGCTCTACGAAGCCGGTGCCGTGGACGGGGTCCGCAACCGTTGGCAGGAGCTGTGGTACATTACGCTGCCTTCGATGCGGCCGCAGCTCATGTTCGGCGCGGTCATTCAGCTTACGACATCGTTTGCCGTGGCCGACGTATCAATTGCGCTTGCCGGTTTCCCGAGTGTGAATTATGCGGCGGAAACGATCGTAACGCATCTCATCGATTTTGGCACGACGCGCTTCGAGATGGGTTTTGCCTCGGCGATTGCGACCGTGCTGTTCATTCTGATGGTGGGAACCAACCTGATCGTCCAAAAATTGCTGCGCAAGGTAGGTGAGTAG
- a CDS encoding carbohydrate ABC transporter permease, which produces MRVTYELPKKRGSRLLNVSLKGRSKRVNRSFMGTFSLFALLAVFGAFMALPLVYAINNAFKPLDEIFLFPPTLFVRNPTWNNFSDLINLLGQSWVPFSRYIFNTVFITGVGIVGHVIFASAAAYPLAKHKFPGKVFLFQIVVLSLMFTPVVTATPNYMILSWLGLIDTYWAVIIPAFGYSLGLYLMKQFMEQIPDALLEAAKIDGASEYRIFWSIVMPNVKPAWLTLIILLFQILWGTDGNGFIYSEQLKTLHYASNQIILGGISRAGAGAAVAVILMSVPIVLFLFSQSRIIETMATSGMKD; this is translated from the coding sequence ATGAGGGTTACATACGAACTTCCAAAAAAACGGGGCAGCCGCCTGCTGAACGTAAGTCTTAAAGGGCGCAGCAAACGGGTAAACCGCTCCTTCATGGGCACCTTCTCCCTGTTTGCGCTGCTGGCGGTGTTCGGCGCTTTCATGGCGCTGCCCTTGGTGTATGCCATCAACAATGCCTTCAAGCCGCTGGACGAGATTTTCTTGTTCCCGCCCACGTTGTTTGTCCGCAATCCCACGTGGAATAATTTTTCCGATTTGATCAACCTGCTCGGTCAGTCCTGGGTACCGTTCTCGCGGTATATCTTCAATACGGTATTCATTACCGGCGTTGGCATTGTCGGGCACGTAATCTTTGCCTCCGCTGCGGCATATCCGCTGGCCAAGCACAAGTTTCCGGGCAAGGTTTTTCTGTTCCAAATCGTGGTGTTGTCTCTGATGTTCACGCCGGTCGTGACGGCGACGCCGAACTATATGATCCTGTCGTGGCTGGGACTGATCGACACCTACTGGGCGGTAATTATACCGGCATTCGGTTATTCGCTCGGCCTATACCTGATGAAACAGTTCATGGAGCAGATACCGGATGCCCTGCTTGAAGCGGCCAAGATCGACGGAGCCAGCGAATACCGGATCTTCTGGTCCATCGTGATGCCTAACGTGAAGCCGGCGTGGCTTACCTTGATTATTTTGCTGTTCCAGATCCTATGGGGGACCGATGGCAACGGCTTTATTTACAGCGAGCAGCTCAAGACCCTGCACTATGCGTCCAATCAGATCATTCTGGGCGGTATATCCCGGGCCGGCGCAGGCGCGGCCGTGGCAGTCATCCTGATGAGTGTGCCGATTGTGCTCTTTCTGTTCTCGCAGAGCCGGATTATCGAGACGATGGCCACATCCGGGATGAAGGATTAG
- a CDS encoding gluconolactonase, with protein MSAKKWLLSLAAASLLLTGMMPGSASASAPYESYIYNYWEETVAVPAAYLPVRSVTGKDLGIGEFLEPSDMHVSEAGNIYVLDSGNKRIVCLDEAWNVVRVIDAFMNEGKEDGFANPSGIFIDGDENIYVADTDHQRVVILTAEGALVRIIEQPESDVLPQGFQFIPLKVTVDEAKRVFVVARGIYEGIMQFEENGTFLGYVGTIKVKRDYGDYFWRLVSTSAQKAQMRLFIPTEFSNLDIDAKGFVYATNIDVGSKEPIKRLNPSGEDVLKRFGYFPVAGDIYYRRTVGPSKFVDIKVLGDGIYSALDSTQGRVFTYDESGNLLYVYGGIGNQLGVFKTPAAIEQLGDRQLVLDRGKASIVVFEPTEFGKQVNLAVRHHYRGEDAEAERYWERVLQLNANYDIAYIGIGKAKLMKGENKEALRYFELGMDRKNYSVAYKRYRREVMKEHFGTILSVGTSVVLLYAVYRTVRYRKQRREGKHETGLS; from the coding sequence ATGTCAGCGAAAAAATGGTTGCTATCGCTCGCGGCGGCCTCCCTGCTGCTAACCGGCATGATGCCGGGGAGTGCATCCGCCAGTGCTCCGTATGAGAGCTATATCTACAATTATTGGGAGGAAACGGTTGCCGTGCCTGCAGCCTATCTGCCGGTACGCTCCGTCACGGGGAAAGATCTGGGTATCGGGGAGTTTTTGGAGCCCAGCGATATGCATGTGTCAGAGGCGGGGAACATCTACGTGCTGGACAGCGGCAACAAACGGATTGTATGCCTCGATGAAGCGTGGAATGTCGTTCGCGTCATTGATGCCTTTATGAATGAAGGGAAAGAGGACGGCTTTGCCAATCCTTCCGGCATCTTCATTGATGGGGACGAGAACATCTATGTTGCTGATACCGACCATCAGCGGGTTGTCATATTAACGGCGGAAGGCGCGCTTGTCCGGATCATTGAGCAGCCGGAATCGGATGTGCTGCCTCAAGGCTTTCAATTCATCCCGCTGAAAGTAACGGTGGATGAAGCCAAGCGGGTATTCGTTGTCGCCCGGGGTATTTATGAAGGCATTATGCAGTTTGAGGAGAACGGTACCTTTCTCGGTTACGTCGGAACGATTAAGGTAAAACGCGATTATGGCGATTATTTCTGGCGACTGGTATCAACGAGTGCCCAAAAAGCCCAGATGAGACTGTTCATCCCGACCGAATTCTCCAATCTGGATATCGACGCCAAAGGATTCGTTTACGCCACGAATATTGATGTCGGGTCCAAGGAGCCGATTAAACGCCTTAATCCGTCAGGTGAGGATGTGCTGAAACGCTTTGGCTACTTTCCGGTTGCCGGGGATATTTATTATCGGAGAACGGTAGGTCCCTCCAAGTTCGTTGATATTAAAGTGCTTGGCGACGGGATTTACAGCGCGCTCGACTCTACTCAGGGACGCGTATTCACCTATGATGAGTCCGGAAACCTGCTGTATGTCTACGGCGGCATCGGGAATCAGCTGGGCGTGTTTAAGACGCCGGCGGCGATTGAACAGCTTGGAGACCGTCAGCTTGTGCTGGACCGGGGAAAGGCAAGCATTGTCGTGTTCGAGCCAACCGAGTTCGGGAAACAGGTTAACCTTGCCGTGCGCCACCATTATCGCGGGGAAGACGCGGAGGCGGAAAGGTACTGGGAACGCGTGCTTCAGCTCAATGCCAACTATGACATCGCTTATATCGGTATAGGGAAAGCGAAGCTCATGAAGGGGGAGAACAAGGAAGCCCTTCGATATTTTGAGTTAGGCATGGACCGCAAAAATTATTCCGTTGCTTATAAACGCTACCGCAGAGAGGTCATGAAGGAGCATTTCGGCACCATTTTATCGGTTGGGACCAGCGTTGTGCTGCTCTATGCGGTCTATAGAACGGTGAGATACCGAAAGCAGAGGAGGGAAGGGAAGCATGAAACAGGATTATCTTAA
- a CDS encoding Yip1 family protein: protein MKQDYLKFPLHLIVHPFDGYWDLKYENRGRLGVAYVVLVLVVMAMILQRQYAGFLVNYNDPRTLSSIDELIFIVLPFFLWCVSNWSVTTLMGGEGKFKEIVMASAYALIPMVLIYPPLTLASRFMVQEETVFYYLFTTVAAIWFIGLLFVGTMTVHQYSAGKTVVTMFLTLIVMGIIVFLGTLVLSMMQQIYTFVVNVYREILFRQ, encoded by the coding sequence ATGAAACAGGATTATCTTAAATTCCCCCTTCATTTGATTGTTCACCCCTTCGACGGATATTGGGATCTAAAGTACGAGAATAGAGGTCGTCTCGGGGTTGCTTATGTCGTATTGGTGCTTGTGGTCATGGCCATGATTTTGCAGCGGCAATATGCGGGATTTCTGGTCAATTACAATGATCCGCGGACGCTGAGCAGCATCGACGAACTGATCTTTATCGTGCTCCCGTTCTTTCTGTGGTGCGTCTCCAACTGGTCGGTCACCACGCTCATGGGCGGGGAAGGGAAGTTTAAAGAAATCGTGATGGCCAGTGCGTATGCCCTGATTCCGATGGTGCTGATTTATCCGCCCTTGACGCTGGCGAGCCGGTTTATGGTGCAGGAAGAGACCGTGTTCTACTATCTGTTTACGACGGTTGCGGCGATTTGGTTTATCGGGCTGCTCTTTGTCGGCACGATGACGGTTCATCAGTACTCGGCCGGCAAAACGGTCGTCACGATGTTTCTGACCCTGATCGTAATGGGCATCATCGTATTTCTGGGCACGCTCGTGCTGAGCATGATGCAGCAGATTTACACGTTCGTTGTCAACGTTTACCGAGAGATCCTATTCAGGCAATAG
- a CDS encoding DUF5696 domain-containing protein, with protein sequence MEKRKWLYTVLACTVITCMAAGFLIYVNRGAPAVDVAAYRIAAAELTPGGELTLLNDSTDGVAGMDLVAETAALALYYHPETTEVAVRDKQSDTIWYSNPSDRMEDGIASPFEKEVLSSQLTLTFRDAIGTLETYPNYTWSVMNGNYTVESLDNGIRVTYTLGDVSLGIDALPKYISQDRLQEKVISKLDESLARYVQARYYPMKDNPAMLERLDDQIKKELVLKKMLGAFEQAGYTAEDLAFDNEAGGGAAASASSKPQFKIPLEYRLEEDSLVVSIPLDQVTESESHRLRSVELLRYFGAAGSQEQGYMLVPDGSGSLIKLNNGKVKEEQYVQRIYGTDPNNNSGSRGQVAEQARMPVFGMKSGDRGWFAVIEEGDAIASVSADIAGKQNSYNHAFSSFAVRGEDMLELYTGSTVQEIQLLNDKLYSGNLAVRYSFLSGDEASYSGMARLYQQTLVEDNQLTPLEEDEGIPFYLDMLGSVDKRRSFLGVPYDAVVSMTTFEQAGEIAALLNGEGIANLRMRYLGWFGKGVHHKTPVKVKADRVVGSTAELKALFQLLKDSGGGLYPDVAFQHVYHDDGAFTPSSDASRFVTRETAALHPYDRNMNRMDSYYGTYNLMSPAKLPYYVDRFAGQYERFGIGAVSLRDLGDVLSSDYRVQRVVFRETAKLIVTDQLQKLHEVYPDTMISGANAYSWAYASHVIDAPTSSSGFGLTDEEVPFYQMVIHGYLDYAGAAVNNLNEQNLRKQLLQSLESGSAPHFLWSYEQSSKLKYTRFDDMYSTHYKDWFEEAVSLYKELNEVLAPLRTQRMVEHKRHESGVVEVRYENGTSILINYTDQAVDVNGVLVEPQNYAVGGGRA encoded by the coding sequence GTGGAAAAAAGAAAATGGCTGTACACGGTGCTTGCATGTACCGTTATAACGTGCATGGCTGCGGGCTTTCTGATCTACGTGAATCGGGGAGCACCGGCAGTTGACGTGGCGGCTTACCGAATCGCGGCAGCCGAGTTGACGCCGGGCGGTGAGCTGACCCTTCTGAACGATTCGACAGACGGCGTAGCCGGTATGGATCTGGTAGCGGAGACGGCGGCGCTTGCTCTGTATTATCATCCGGAAACGACCGAGGTGGCGGTACGGGATAAACAGAGCGATACGATATGGTACAGCAATCCGTCAGACCGCATGGAGGATGGAATTGCCTCGCCGTTTGAGAAGGAAGTGCTGTCTTCGCAATTGACGCTGACGTTCCGGGATGCGATCGGCACGCTTGAGACCTATCCGAACTATACGTGGAGTGTGATGAACGGGAACTACACGGTGGAAAGCTTGGACAACGGAATTCGCGTCACGTATACGCTTGGAGATGTGTCGCTCGGAATCGACGCCTTGCCGAAATACATCTCACAGGACCGATTGCAGGAGAAGGTGATCAGCAAGCTGGATGAGTCGCTGGCGAGATATGTGCAGGCCCGGTATTACCCCATGAAGGATAATCCGGCGATGCTGGAGCGATTGGATGACCAGATCAAGAAAGAGCTGGTGCTGAAAAAAATGCTGGGGGCGTTCGAGCAGGCCGGCTACACCGCGGAGGATCTTGCCTTTGATAACGAAGCGGGCGGAGGAGCCGCCGCTAGTGCCTCTTCGAAACCGCAGTTCAAGATTCCGCTCGAATACCGGCTGGAGGAGGATTCGCTGGTCGTTTCAATTCCGCTTGACCAGGTAACGGAAAGCGAGAGCCACCGTCTGCGCAGCGTGGAGCTGCTTCGTTATTTTGGCGCGGCCGGCTCGCAGGAACAGGGATATATGCTGGTCCCGGACGGCAGCGGCAGTCTCATTAAGCTGAATAACGGCAAAGTGAAGGAAGAGCAGTACGTGCAGCGGATATACGGCACCGATCCGAATAATAACAGCGGCAGCCGCGGGCAGGTGGCGGAGCAGGCGCGGATGCCCGTGTTCGGTATGAAGAGCGGTGATCGCGGCTGGTTTGCCGTGATTGAAGAAGGCGACGCCATCGCGAGCGTGTCCGCTGACATCGCAGGGAAGCAGAACTCGTACAATCATGCATTCAGCAGCTTTGCCGTTCGCGGCGAGGATATGCTGGAGCTTTACACCGGCAGTACGGTGCAGGAGATTCAGCTGCTGAATGACAAGCTCTACAGCGGCAATCTGGCGGTTAGATACAGCTTCCTGTCGGGTGATGAGGCCAGCTACTCGGGCATGGCGCGCTTGTATCAGCAAACGCTCGTGGAGGATAACCAGCTGACTCCACTGGAAGAAGACGAGGGGATCCCGTTCTATCTGGATATGCTGGGCAGCGTGGATAAACGGAGATCTTTTCTGGGCGTACCTTATGATGCCGTCGTCTCGATGACCACCTTCGAGCAGGCAGGGGAGATCGCTGCTCTTCTGAATGGCGAGGGCATCGCCAATCTCCGAATGCGTTACCTCGGCTGGTTCGGCAAAGGCGTCCATCACAAAACCCCGGTGAAGGTAAAGGCCGATCGCGTGGTTGGAAGCACAGCGGAGCTGAAGGCCCTATTCCAGCTATTGAAGGATTCCGGCGGCGGATTGTATCCGGATGTTGCCTTTCAGCACGTCTACCATGACGATGGGGCGTTCACGCCGTCATCCGATGCATCCCGTTTCGTGACCAGGGAAACGGCAGCGCTGCATCCGTATGACCGGAACATGAACCGGATGGATTCTTATTACGGTACGTACAATCTCATGTCGCCGGCGAAGCTTCCCTATTACGTGGACCGATTCGCGGGGCAATATGAACGTTTTGGCATCGGGGCTGTGTCATTGCGGGACCTGGGCGATGTTCTGAGCTCGGATTACCGGGTGCAGCGGGTGGTTTTCCGTGAAACCGCGAAGCTTATCGTGACCGATCAGCTGCAGAAGCTGCATGAGGTCTATCCGGATACGATGATTTCCGGCGCCAATGCATACAGCTGGGCTTATGCCAGCCACGTGATCGATGCACCGACGTCGAGCAGCGGATTCGGGCTGACGGATGAGGAAGTCCCCTTTTATCAAATGGTCATTCACGGATACCTGGATTATGCGGGGGCAGCAGTCAATAACCTGAATGAGCAAAATTTACGCAAGCAGCTTCTGCAGTCACTGGAATCCGGATCAGCTCCGCACTTCCTGTGGTCATATGAACAAAGCTCGAAGCTGAAGTACACGCGTTTTGATGACATGTACTCCACCCATTACAAGGATTGGTTCGAAGAAGCGGTTTCCTTGTACAAGGAGCTGAATGAGGTGCTGGCGCCGCTCCGGACGCAGCGGATGGTGGAGCATAAGCGGCATGAAAGCGGCGTGGTCGAAGTGAGGTACGAGAACGGCACGTCGATTTTGATCAATTATACCGATCAAGCCGTCGATGTTAACGGGGTCCTTGTGGAGCCGCAAAATTATGCTGTAGGGGGTGGCCGGGCATGA
- a CDS encoding carbohydrate ABC transporter permease yields MKIRLSLTQKRSMLGLLFIAPWLIGFIFLFAGPLLQSILFSFSKLNISPTGYELESVGWSNFNTALFVDANFNRILTESILGMVVDVPLILFFSLFSAILLNQKFRGRALARAIFFLPVILASGAISAAETSGLINLVGNATVAEELGQASGQFNVLSMVRILSEAGFPLTVTEYIIGAVMRIYDIISSSGVQILIFLAALQAVPGSMYEVAKIEGATAYESFWKITFPMVSPLILTNMIYTIIDSFADSTVTRTIYETAFKTQNFGLSAAMAWLYTIVISLLLIIMGIIVSRKTFYQN; encoded by the coding sequence ATGAAAATAAGATTGTCCCTGACTCAGAAAAGATCCATGCTCGGTCTCCTTTTCATCGCACCATGGCTGATCGGTTTCATCTTTTTGTTTGCCGGACCTTTGCTCCAGTCCATCCTGTTCAGCTTCAGTAAATTGAACATTTCCCCCACAGGCTATGAACTGGAGTCGGTTGGATGGAGCAATTTCAACACGGCGCTGTTCGTGGACGCGAATTTCAACCGGATCTTGACGGAATCGATACTGGGCATGGTGGTGGACGTTCCGCTGATCTTGTTCTTCAGTTTGTTCTCCGCCATTCTGCTGAATCAGAAATTCAGGGGGAGAGCCCTAGCAAGGGCGATATTCTTCCTGCCGGTCATCCTGGCGTCAGGCGCAATTTCCGCAGCGGAAACTTCCGGTCTGATTAATCTGGTCGGAAATGCTACGGTGGCGGAGGAGCTCGGGCAAGCTTCCGGGCAATTCAATGTGCTGTCGATGGTGCGCATTTTATCCGAGGCCGGATTTCCCCTTACCGTAACCGAGTATATTATCGGGGCGGTCATGAGGATCTACGATATTATCAGCAGCTCGGGTGTTCAGATTCTGATCTTTCTTGCCGCCTTGCAGGCCGTCCCGGGTTCAATGTACGAGGTCGCGAAGATCGAAGGGGCTACCGCTTATGAATCGTTCTGGAAAATTACCTTTCCGATGGTCAGTCCGCTCATCCTGACAAACATGATTTATACCATCATCGATTCGTTCGCGGACAGCACTGTGACCCGGACGATATACGAGACGGCTTTCAAAACGCAGAATTTCGGGCTCAGTGCCGCGATGGCTTGGCTGTATACCATCGTTATCAGCTTGCTGCTGATTATTATGGGGATCATCGTCTCAAGGAAAACCTTTTATCAAAACTAA
- a CDS encoding carbohydrate ABC transporter permease, translating to MASIRDRSDETAQERMNRFKNKALPILWAVFRYLLIIGITFIIIYPIISKFSVAFKDKQDIYNPTIYMIPVHFTLDNFKLVLDLLDYWPLLLNTMIYVFITMLLTTMSTALAGYGFARFTFPGSNLLFGLVVLTILIPMSTLMVPMYLHFRSFEILGLVHLFTGKEGVNLLNSYWPSIITSATATGLKAGLFIYIFRQFFRGLPKEIEEAALIDGAGGIKTFFAIMLPNAIPPLITVTLFSFVWQYNDTFYTSLFMSEQSLMPLKIASLPADANQFLPALMGLGSSAKADPNYVALVVDTGILLAILPLIGLYLFVQRHFVESVERTGVVG from the coding sequence ATGGCATCGATTCGGGATCGCTCGGACGAAACGGCTCAGGAACGAATGAACCGGTTCAAGAACAAGGCGCTGCCTATTCTGTGGGCGGTGTTCCGCTACCTGCTGATCATCGGCATTACATTCATCATCATCTATCCGATCATCTCCAAGTTCTCTGTGGCGTTTAAAGACAAACAGGATATTTATAATCCAACGATTTATATGATTCCGGTGCATTTCACATTGGATAACTTCAAGCTCGTGCTCGACCTGCTGGATTATTGGCCGCTGCTGCTGAACACGATGATTTACGTATTCATCACGATGCTGCTGACCACGATGTCGACCGCGCTTGCCGGATATGGCTTTGCCCGGTTCACCTTTCCAGGAAGCAACCTGCTGTTCGGCCTAGTCGTGCTGACAATCTTGATTCCGATGAGCACGCTGATGGTACCGATGTATTTGCATTTTCGCAGCTTTGAAATTCTGGGGCTGGTTCATTTGTTTACCGGAAAAGAAGGTGTTAACCTGCTGAACAGCTACTGGCCCTCGATTATTACTTCGGCTACGGCCACCGGGCTTAAAGCCGGACTGTTCATTTATATCTTCCGTCAATTTTTCCGGGGGCTCCCGAAGGAGATTGAGGAAGCTGCGCTGATTGACGGTGCAGGCGGGATTAAGACATTTTTTGCGATCATGCTTCCCAATGCGATTCCGCCGCTTATTACGGTGACCCTGTTCTCGTTCGTCTGGCAGTATAATGACACCTTCTATACTTCGCTCTTTATGAGTGAGCAGTCGCTGATGCCGCTGAAGATCGCTTCCCTGCCTGCGGACGCGAACCAGTTTCTCCCGGCGCTGATGGGACTCGGTTCATCGGCCAAAGCCGATCCGAACTACGTGGCACTCGTGGTAGATACGGGGATATTGCTGGCCATTCTACCTCTTATTGGACTGTATTTGTTCGTGCAGCGCCACTTTGTGGAGAGCGTGGAGCGTACCGGAGTTGTCGGGTAA
- a CDS encoding glycosyl hydrolase, whose amino-acid sequence MTKASSTRFEVQPDLINPAASDQAKRLMEYLCSIYGKRMLTGQQIGVVSTPEFDMIHEVTGKYPAVGGFDFMNYSPSRVERGAECQDTDLAMKWWNRGGIVTFCWHWNAPKDLVDLPPDRTWGRGFYTNATTFDIAQAMAEPSSEEYGLIIRDIDAIAAELKRLQDAGIPVLWRPLHEASGGWFWWGAKGPEPCIALWKLMYERMTHHHELNNLIWVWNGQHKDWYPGDSYVDIIGEDIYPPARDYGSQSERFRTALSYTDTAKIIALTENGVIPDPDLMLEDGCPWAWNCTWYGNFVFTEEGNKRRYSEEYTDEQQLIRTYHHPFTVTLDELPDLKG is encoded by the coding sequence ATGACAAAAGCAAGCAGCACCCGCTTTGAGGTCCAGCCGGACCTGATCAACCCGGCCGCTTCCGATCAAGCCAAACGGCTAATGGAGTATTTGTGCAGCATCTATGGCAAACGGATGCTGACAGGGCAGCAGATTGGCGTTGTATCCACGCCGGAGTTCGACATGATCCACGAGGTCACGGGGAAATACCCTGCCGTCGGCGGATTCGATTTCATGAATTACTCGCCTTCACGGGTGGAGCGCGGAGCCGAGTGTCAGGACACGGATCTGGCGATGAAGTGGTGGAATCGCGGCGGGATCGTGACCTTCTGCTGGCACTGGAACGCCCCGAAGGATTTGGTGGATTTGCCGCCGGATCGGACCTGGGGCAGAGGCTTTTACACCAATGCGACAACCTTTGATATCGCACAGGCGATGGCGGAGCCTTCATCTGAAGAGTACGGCCTTATCATCCGGGATATCGATGCTATCGCTGCCGAGCTCAAGCGTCTGCAGGATGCCGGCATTCCGGTGCTGTGGAGACCACTGCACGAGGCTTCGGGAGGCTGGTTCTGGTGGGGGGCCAAAGGCCCCGAGCCTTGCATCGCGCTCTGGAAGCTGATGTACGAACGCATGACGCATCACCACGAATTGAACAACCTCATCTGGGTATGGAACGGGCAGCATAAAGATTGGTATCCGGGCGATTCCTACGTCGATATCATCGGAGAGGACATTTACCCGCCTGCCCGGGATTACGGTTCGCAATCTGAGCGGTTCCGCACGGCTTTATCGTATACGGATACGGCAAAAATCATTGCGCTGACCGAGAACGGCGTCATTCCCGACCCCGATCTCATGCTGGAGGACGGATGCCCGTGGGCATGGAATTGCACGTGGTATGGAAACTTCGTGTTCACAGAAGAAGGAAATAAACGGAGGTATTCAGAAGAGTATACGGACGAGCAGCAGCTGATCCGAACCTATCATCATCCGTTTACGGTCACGCTGGATGAGCTTCCGGATCTGAAAGGCTGA